The proteins below come from a single Kitasatospora sp. NBC_00315 genomic window:
- a CDS encoding GtrA family protein, with protein sequence MPSPTQRVLARVPARMRPFLVKHRTPVKFLLVGSTCFVLTMMVNLSLKLTVLEHKPVVALTVATVVATVVSYVLNRQWSFRANGRQREAVLFLLVSAVAILVNDVPLIVSRYLLDLREPDVSAFTQEAADFVSGLLVGTLVAMVFRYWAMRRWVFVPVADPEPVAEGRPEPVSRA encoded by the coding sequence ATGCCGTCCCCCACCCAGCGCGTCCTGGCCCGAGTGCCGGCCCGGATGCGTCCGTTCCTGGTGAAGCACCGGACGCCGGTGAAGTTCCTGCTGGTCGGGAGCACCTGCTTCGTCCTGACCATGATGGTCAACCTCTCGCTCAAGCTCACCGTGCTGGAGCACAAGCCGGTGGTGGCCCTGACCGTCGCCACCGTGGTCGCGACCGTCGTCTCGTACGTGCTGAACCGCCAGTGGTCCTTCCGGGCGAACGGCAGGCAGCGCGAGGCGGTCCTGTTCCTCCTGGTCAGTGCCGTCGCGATCCTGGTCAACGACGTGCCGCTGATCGTCTCGCGCTACCTGCTGGACCTCCGCGAGCCCGACGTCAGCGCGTTCACCCAGGAGGCCGCGGACTTCGTCAGCGGCCTGCTCGTCGGCACCCTGGTGGCCATGGTGTTCCGCTACTGGGCGATGCGGCGCTGGGTGTTCGTGCCGGTGGCCGACCCCGAGCCGGTGGCCGAGGGCCGCCCCGAGCCGGTCTCCCGGGCCTGA
- a CDS encoding multifunctional oxoglutarate decarboxylase/oxoglutarate dehydrogenase thiamine pyrophosphate-binding subunit/dihydrolipoyllysine-residue succinyltransferase subunit: protein MSPQSPETPNSSAPRTTTKPSGFGPNEWLVDEIYQQYLQDPTSVDRAWWDFFADYKPGTEVTPVTQAATQVGPTPTPVAAPAPAAAPAAPAPAAPATPAPVQQAPAPLAAAPAAPPAPKAAAPAAAPAQAEGPEFVPLRGPAKAVATNMDASLEVPTATSVRAVPAKLLIDNRIVINNHLQRARGGKVSFTHLIGYALVQAVKASPGMNHSYQIKDGKPFLVKPEHVNLGLAIDLVKPNGDRQLVVAAIKKADTLDFFGFWQAYEDIVRRARANKLTMDDFTGVTVSLTNPGGIGTVHSVPRLMQNQGTIVGVGAMEYPAEFQGSSPDTLAKLGISKIMTLTSTYDHRVIQGAASGEFLRTIHQLLLGEHGFYDEIFESLRIPYEPVRWATDVAATHDDEVNKTARVIELIHSYRVRGHLMADTDPLEYKQRKHPDLDVVEHGLTLWDLEREFAVGGFGDQKMMKLRDILGLLRASYCRTVGIEYMHIQDPKQRKWLQGRLEKPYTKPEREEQLRILRRLNSAEAFETFLQTKYVGQKRFSLEGGESLIPLLDATIDAAAEHRLDEAVIGMAHRGRLNVLANIVGKPYGKIFGEFEGNLDPKSMHGSGDVKYHLGSEGTFTGLDGETIKVSLAANPSHLETVDPVVEGIARAKQDVLDQGGTTFPVLPIQIHGDAAFAGQGVVAETLNMSQLRGYRTGGTVHVVVNNQVGFTAAPASSRSSMYCTDVARMIEAPIFHVNGDDPEAVVRVARLAFEFRQEFHKDVVIDLICYRRRGHNEADNPSFTQPLMYDLIDAKRSVRKLYTEGLIGRGDITMEEAEQALQDFQGQLEKVFSEVRDAAQTPVAAANGKPQADFPVNIQTAISQEMVKRIAASQVNLPDWLTVHPRLLPQLQRRAASVEDNTIDWAMGETLAIGSLLMEGHPVRLAGQDSRRGTFGQRHAVLIDRVTGEDYTPLLYLTEDQARYTVYDSLLSEYAAMGFEYGYSLTRPNALVMWEAQFGDFVNGAQTVVDEYIASAEQKWGQHSGVTLLLPHGYEGQGPDHSSARPERFLQLCAQNNMTVAMPTLPSNYFHLLRWQAHNPHHKPLIVFTPKSMLRLKAAASAADEFTTGSFRPVIGDTTVDPAAVRKVVITAGKFYYDVAAARTERGVTDTAIVRVERLYPLPVAELQEELGKYGEDVQFVWAQEEPANQGAWPFIAMNLVDHLQVVVGRSAGGARLRRVARTSSSAPAVGSAKRHAAEQQALLEEIFTI, encoded by the coding sequence GTGTCGCCACAGTCCCCTGAAACCCCCAACAGCTCGGCCCCACGCACCACGACGAAGCCTTCGGGCTTCGGCCCCAATGAGTGGCTCGTCGACGAGATCTACCAGCAGTACCTCCAGGACCCGACCTCGGTCGACCGAGCCTGGTGGGACTTTTTCGCCGACTACAAGCCCGGTACCGAGGTGACTCCAGTGACCCAGGCCGCGACCCAGGTCGGCCCCACGCCGACCCCCGTTGCCGCCCCTGCCCCTGCTGCCGCTCCTGCGGCGCCCGCGCCCGCTGCCCCCGCCACCCCGGCGCCCGTGCAGCAGGCCCCCGCGCCTCTCGCCGCAGCACCGGCCGCCCCGCCGGCCCCGAAGGCCGCGGCCCCCGCCGCGGCTCCGGCGCAGGCCGAGGGCCCCGAGTTCGTGCCGCTGCGCGGCCCGGCGAAGGCCGTGGCGACGAACATGGACGCCTCGCTGGAGGTGCCGACGGCGACGTCGGTGCGGGCGGTGCCCGCGAAGCTGTTGATCGACAACCGCATCGTCATCAACAACCACCTGCAGCGCGCCCGCGGCGGCAAGGTCTCCTTCACGCACCTGATCGGCTACGCGCTGGTGCAGGCCGTCAAGGCCAGCCCGGGGATGAACCACAGCTACCAGATCAAGGACGGCAAGCCGTTCCTGGTCAAGCCCGAGCACGTCAACCTGGGCCTGGCCATCGACCTGGTCAAGCCCAACGGTGACCGCCAGCTCGTCGTCGCCGCCATCAAGAAGGCCGACACCCTCGACTTCTTCGGCTTCTGGCAGGCCTACGAGGACATCGTGCGCCGGGCCCGCGCCAACAAGCTGACCATGGACGACTTCACCGGCGTCACGGTCTCCCTCACCAACCCCGGCGGCATCGGCACCGTCCACTCCGTGCCCCGCCTGATGCAGAACCAGGGCACCATCGTCGGCGTCGGCGCCATGGAGTACCCCGCCGAGTTCCAGGGCTCCTCCCCGGACACCCTGGCCAAGCTGGGCATCTCCAAGATCATGACGCTCACCTCGACCTACGACCACCGCGTCATCCAGGGCGCCGCCTCCGGCGAGTTCCTGCGCACCATCCACCAGCTCCTGCTGGGCGAGCACGGCTTCTACGACGAGATCTTCGAGTCGCTGCGCATCCCCTACGAGCCGGTCCGCTGGGCCACCGACGTCGCCGCCACCCACGACGACGAGGTCAACAAGACCGCCCGCGTCATCGAGCTCATCCACTCCTACCGGGTCCGCGGCCACCTCATGGCCGACACCGACCCGCTGGAGTACAAGCAGCGCAAGCACCCCGACCTCGACGTCGTCGAGCACGGCCTCACCCTGTGGGACCTGGAGCGCGAGTTCGCCGTCGGCGGCTTCGGCGACCAGAAGATGATGAAGCTCCGCGACATCCTCGGCCTGCTGCGCGCCTCGTACTGCCGCACGGTCGGCATCGAGTACATGCACATCCAGGACCCGAAGCAGCGCAAGTGGCTGCAGGGACGCCTGGAGAAGCCGTACACCAAGCCCGAGCGCGAGGAGCAGCTGCGGATCCTGCGCCGGCTGAACTCCGCCGAGGCGTTCGAGACCTTCCTGCAGACGAAGTACGTGGGGCAGAAGCGCTTCTCGCTGGAGGGCGGGGAATCGCTCATCCCGCTGCTGGACGCGACGATCGACGCCGCCGCCGAGCACCGTCTGGACGAGGCCGTCATCGGCATGGCCCACCGCGGGCGCCTGAACGTGCTGGCGAACATCGTCGGCAAGCCGTACGGCAAGATCTTCGGTGAGTTCGAGGGCAACCTCGACCCGAAGTCGATGCACGGCTCCGGCGACGTCAAGTACCACCTGGGCTCCGAGGGCACCTTCACCGGTCTGGACGGCGAGACCATCAAGGTGTCGCTGGCCGCGAACCCCTCGCACCTGGAGACGGTCGACCCGGTCGTCGAGGGCATCGCCCGGGCCAAGCAGGACGTCCTGGACCAGGGCGGCACCACCTTCCCCGTGCTGCCGATCCAGATCCACGGTGACGCGGCGTTCGCGGGCCAGGGCGTGGTCGCCGAGACGCTGAACATGTCGCAGCTGCGCGGCTACCGCACCGGCGGCACCGTGCACGTCGTGGTCAACAACCAGGTCGGCTTCACCGCCGCCCCGGCCTCCTCCCGCTCCTCGATGTACTGCACCGACGTGGCCCGGATGATCGAGGCGCCGATCTTCCACGTCAACGGCGACGACCCGGAGGCCGTGGTCCGCGTCGCGCGCCTGGCCTTCGAGTTCCGCCAGGAGTTCCACAAGGACGTCGTGATCGACCTCATCTGCTACCGCCGCCGCGGTCACAACGAGGCCGACAACCCCTCCTTCACCCAGCCGCTGATGTACGACCTGATCGACGCCAAGCGCTCGGTGCGCAAGCTCTACACCGAGGGCCTGATCGGCCGCGGCGACATCACCATGGAAGAGGCCGAGCAGGCCCTGCAGGACTTCCAGGGCCAGCTGGAGAAGGTCTTCTCCGAGGTCCGCGACGCCGCGCAGACGCCGGTCGCCGCGGCCAACGGCAAGCCGCAGGCCGATTTCCCGGTCAACATCCAGACCGCCATCTCCCAGGAGATGGTGAAGCGGATCGCGGCCTCCCAGGTCAACCTGCCGGACTGGCTGACCGTCCATCCGCGCCTGCTGCCGCAGCTGCAGCGCCGCGCGGCCTCGGTCGAGGACAACACCATCGACTGGGCGATGGGCGAGACCCTCGCCATCGGCTCGCTGCTGATGGAGGGCCACCCCGTCCGCCTCGCCGGACAGGACAGCCGCCGCGGCACCTTCGGCCAGCGCCACGCCGTGCTCATCGACCGGGTCACCGGCGAGGACTACACCCCGCTGCTCTACCTGACCGAGGACCAGGCCCGCTACACCGTCTACGACAGCCTGCTGTCGGAGTACGCGGCGATGGGCTTCGAGTACGGCTACTCGCTGACCCGCCCCAACGCCCTGGTCATGTGGGAGGCGCAGTTCGGCGACTTCGTCAACGGCGCGCAGACCGTCGTCGACGAGTACATCGCCTCCGCCGAGCAGAAGTGGGGCCAGCACTCCGGTGTCACCCTGCTCCTGCCGCACGGCTACGAGGGCCAGGGACCGGACCACTCCTCCGCCCGCCCCGAGCGCTTCCTCCAGCTGTGCGCCCAGAACAACATGACGGTCGCCATGCCGACCCTGCCCTCGAACTACTTCCACCTGCTGCGCTGGCAGGCGCACAACCCGCACCACAAGCCGCTGATCGTCTTCACCCCGAAGTCGATGCTGCGGCTGAAGGCGGCGGCGAGTGCGGCGGACGAGTTCACCACCGGCTCGTTCCGCCCGGTCATCGGTGACACCACCGTGGACCCGGCAGCGGTGCGCAAGGTCGTCATCACCGCGGGCAAGTTCTACTACGACGTGGCCGCGGCCCGCACCGAGCGCGGCGTCACCGACACCGCCATCGTCCGCGTCGAGCGCCTCTACCCGCTGCCCGTCGCCGAGCTCCAGGAGGAACTCGGCAAGTACGGCGAGGACGTCCAGTTCGTCTGGGCCCAGGAGGAGCCCGCCAACCAGGGCGCCTGGCCGTTCATCGCGATGAACCTGGTCGACCACCTCCAGGTGGTCGTCGGCCGCAGCGCCGGCGGCGCACGGCTGCGCCGTGTCGCCCGCACCTCCTCCTCGGCCCCGGCCGTCGGCTCCGCCAAGCGGCACGCCGCCGAGCAGCAGGCCCTGCTGGAGGAGATCTTCACCATCTGA
- a CDS encoding response regulator transcription factor yields the protein MTEIQQDTGNTGGAVSSQRRVLVVEDEPTIAESIAARLGAEGFKVAVAHDGPGAVDGFHTWQPDLVVLDVMLPGFDGLEVCRRIQAQRPVPVLMLTARDDETDLLVGLGVGADDYMTKPFSMRELAARVNVLLRRVERAQQAARTPTLGSLRFGELEIDHVQRRVRLASGDVHLTPTEFDLLACLAAQPRAVLTREQLLAEVWDWTDASGTRTVDSHVKALRRKIGASWIRTVHGVGYALEAPVA from the coding sequence GTGACAGAAATTCAGCAGGACACCGGCAACACCGGCGGTGCGGTGAGCAGCCAGCGCAGAGTGCTGGTGGTGGAGGACGAGCCCACGATCGCCGAGTCGATCGCGGCCCGGCTGGGCGCGGAGGGCTTCAAGGTCGCCGTGGCCCACGACGGCCCGGGAGCCGTGGACGGCTTCCACACCTGGCAGCCCGACCTCGTCGTGCTCGACGTGATGCTGCCCGGCTTCGACGGCCTGGAGGTGTGCCGCCGGATCCAGGCACAGCGCCCGGTCCCGGTCCTGATGCTGACCGCCCGCGACGACGAGACGGACCTCCTGGTCGGTCTCGGGGTCGGCGCGGACGACTACATGACCAAGCCGTTCTCCATGCGCGAGCTGGCCGCCCGGGTCAACGTGCTGCTGCGCCGCGTCGAGCGCGCCCAGCAGGCCGCCCGGACGCCCACGCTCGGCAGCCTGCGCTTCGGCGAACTGGAGATCGACCACGTCCAGCGGCGGGTCCGGCTGGCCTCGGGAGACGTCCACCTGACGCCCACCGAGTTCGACCTGCTCGCCTGCCTGGCGGCCCAGCCGCGCGCGGTGCTCACCCGCGAACAGCTGCTCGCCGAGGTCTGGGACTGGACCGACGCCTCCGGCACCCGCACCGTGGACAGCCACGTGAAGGCGCTGCGCCGCAAGATCGGCGCGAGCTGGATCCGCACGGTGCACGGTGTCGGTTACGCGCTGGAGGCACCGGTCGCCTAG
- the lon gene encoding endopeptidase La produces MASSSTPLTLPVLPLDDDVVLPGMVVPLDLSDTEVRAAVEAARAAATGTAKPQVLLVPRVDGSYAAVGTLATVEQVGRLADGDPAALVRAVRRVRIGVGTTGPGAALWVETTPFRESALAAPPSGRAAELVKEYKAVSTQWLRKRGAWQIVDRVAQIEGVGELADNIGYAPFATAEQKLKVLLEADQVARLEYALSLLREHLAEEEVNDTIRKDVEEGVAKQQKEFLLRRQLEAVRKELAELNGDPADEEGDYRARVEAADLPEKVREAALKEVDKLERSSDQSPEGSWIRTWLDTVLELPWNERSEDAYDIAGARAVLDADHAGLADVKDRIVEYLAVRKRRADRGLGQIGGRRGGAVLALVGPPGVGKTSLGESVARAMGRSFVRVALGGVRDEAEIRGHRRTYVGALPGRVVRAIKEAGSMNPVVLLDEIDKVGSDYRGDPAAALLEVLDPAQNHTFRDHYLEVELDLSDVVFLATANVLEAIPGPLLDRMELVRLDGYTEDEKVVIARDHLLPRQLEKAGLAGGDAEVDERALRLLAGEYTREAGVRDLERSIARVLRKVAAQSELGERELPAAIGADDLRALIGRPHHTPEAAQEPAERRTAVPGVATGLAVTGAGGDVLYIEASLADAETGGTGLTLTGQLGDVMKESAHIALSYLRSRGAELELPVTSLRDRGIHLHVPAGAVPKDGPSAGVTMTTALASLLSGRKVRTDVAMTGEVSLTGRVLPIGGVKQKLLAADRAGITTVIIPKRNEPDLDDVPAEVLERLTVHPVADVREVLRLALEPAGVLVSA; encoded by the coding sequence ATGGCATCGTCGTCCACACCGCTCACCCTGCCCGTCCTGCCGCTCGACGACGACGTCGTGCTGCCCGGGATGGTCGTCCCGCTGGACCTGTCCGACACCGAGGTCCGCGCCGCCGTCGAAGCCGCCCGAGCCGCCGCCACCGGCACCGCCAAGCCGCAGGTCCTGCTGGTGCCCCGGGTGGACGGCTCGTACGCGGCGGTGGGCACCCTCGCCACCGTCGAGCAGGTCGGCCGGCTGGCCGACGGCGATCCGGCCGCGCTGGTGCGGGCCGTACGCCGGGTCCGGATCGGCGTCGGCACCACCGGCCCCGGCGCGGCGCTCTGGGTGGAGACCACGCCGTTCCGCGAGTCCGCGCTCGCGGCCCCGCCGAGCGGCCGGGCCGCCGAGCTGGTCAAGGAGTACAAGGCCGTCTCCACCCAGTGGCTGCGCAAGCGCGGCGCCTGGCAGATCGTCGACCGGGTCGCCCAGATCGAGGGCGTCGGCGAGCTCGCCGACAACATCGGCTACGCGCCGTTCGCCACCGCCGAGCAGAAGCTCAAGGTGCTGCTGGAGGCCGACCAGGTCGCGCGCCTGGAGTACGCGCTGAGCCTGCTGCGCGAGCACCTCGCGGAGGAGGAGGTCAACGACACCATCCGCAAGGACGTCGAGGAGGGCGTCGCCAAGCAGCAGAAGGAGTTCCTGCTCCGCCGCCAGCTGGAGGCCGTCCGCAAGGAGCTGGCCGAGCTGAACGGGGACCCGGCCGACGAGGAGGGCGACTACCGTGCCCGCGTCGAGGCCGCCGACCTGCCGGAGAAGGTCCGCGAGGCGGCCCTCAAGGAGGTCGACAAGCTGGAGCGCTCCTCCGACCAGTCGCCCGAGGGCAGCTGGATCCGCACCTGGCTGGACACCGTCCTGGAGCTGCCCTGGAACGAGCGCTCCGAGGACGCCTACGACATCGCCGGCGCCCGCGCCGTGCTGGACGCCGACCACGCCGGCCTCGCCGACGTCAAGGACCGGATCGTCGAGTACCTGGCCGTGCGCAAGCGCCGGGCCGACCGGGGCCTGGGGCAGATCGGCGGTCGCCGCGGCGGCGCGGTGCTGGCGCTGGTGGGACCGCCCGGAGTCGGAAAGACCTCGCTCGGCGAATCGGTGGCCCGGGCGATGGGCCGCAGCTTCGTGCGGGTCGCGCTCGGCGGCGTGCGGGACGAGGCGGAGATCCGCGGCCACCGCCGCACCTACGTCGGCGCGCTGCCCGGCCGGGTGGTGCGGGCGATCAAGGAGGCCGGTTCGATGAACCCGGTCGTCCTGCTCGACGAGATCGACAAGGTCGGCTCCGACTACCGGGGCGACCCGGCCGCCGCCCTGCTCGAAGTCCTCGACCCGGCGCAGAACCACACCTTCCGCGACCACTACCTGGAGGTCGAGCTCGACCTCTCCGACGTGGTCTTCCTCGCCACCGCCAACGTGCTGGAGGCCATCCCCGGGCCGCTGCTCGACCGGATGGAGCTGGTCCGCCTCGACGGCTACACCGAGGACGAGAAGGTCGTCATCGCCCGCGACCACCTGCTCCCGCGCCAGCTGGAGAAGGCGGGCCTGGCGGGCGGGGACGCCGAGGTCGACGAGCGGGCGCTGCGCCTGCTGGCGGGCGAGTACACCAGGGAGGCGGGCGTCCGTGACCTGGAGCGCTCGATCGCCCGGGTGCTGCGCAAGGTCGCCGCACAGAGCGAGCTGGGCGAGCGCGAGCTGCCCGCCGCGATCGGGGCCGATGACCTGCGCGCCCTGATCGGCCGCCCGCACCACACCCCGGAGGCCGCCCAGGAGCCGGCCGAGCGGCGCACCGCCGTCCCCGGTGTGGCGACCGGGCTCGCGGTCACCGGCGCGGGCGGCGACGTCCTCTACATCGAGGCCTCGCTCGCCGACGCCGAGACCGGCGGCACCGGGCTGACCCTCACCGGGCAGCTGGGCGACGTGATGAAGGAGTCCGCGCACATCGCGCTCTCCTACCTGCGTTCGCGCGGCGCCGAGCTGGAACTGCCGGTCACCTCGCTGCGCGACCGCGGCATACACCTGCACGTTCCGGCCGGAGCCGTCCCCAAGGACGGACCGAGCGCCGGTGTCACCATGACCACCGCGCTGGCCTCGCTGCTCTCCGGGCGCAAGGTCCGCACCGACGTGGCGATGACCGGTGAGGTCTCACTGACCGGCCGGGTGCTGCCGATCGGCGGGGTGAAGCAGAAGCTGCTCGCCGCCGACCGGGCCGGGATCACCACCGTGATCATCCCCAAGCGCAACGAGCCGGACCTCGACGACGTCCCGGCCGAGGTGCTGGAGCGGCTCACCGTCCACCCGGTGGCCGACGTCCGGGAGGTGCTGCGCCTGGCGCTGGAGCCGGCCGGGGTGCTGGTGTCGGCCTGA
- a CDS encoding rhomboid-like protein: MAGAREGAARPGPPYGALRFGLRTGLCAWVLRRVPTPRRNPFALGYLAVLAATTLLGRLADPALVHRLQEFSSTDGHHLLHHPLRVLLLSGLWVAGPVWMPYLWAFAFTVAPLERRVGPARALGVFAAGHVVATLLSQGVVLLAVATGQLGADAMDLLDIGVSYGVLASLGALAALLPRVGRLLALGGAVLLVTEQVVTDRDLVTGVGHPTALLTGLALGWWLSRRPGRRGRERAPRAGWPGRRAPGREPQPAEGARRRAALDRV, from the coding sequence ATGGCAGGCGCACGCGAGGGCGCCGCGCGCCCCGGGCCGCCCTACGGCGCGCTCCGGTTCGGCCTGCGCACGGGGCTGTGCGCCTGGGTCCTGCGCCGGGTGCCGACGCCCCGGCGCAACCCCTTCGCGCTCGGCTATCTCGCCGTCCTCGCCGCCACCACGCTCCTCGGCCGGCTGGCCGATCCCGCGCTGGTGCACCGCCTCCAGGAGTTCTCCAGCACCGACGGTCACCATCTGCTCCACCACCCGCTCAGGGTGCTGCTGCTCAGCGGTCTCTGGGTGGCGGGCCCGGTCTGGATGCCCTACCTGTGGGCCTTCGCCTTCACGGTGGCGCCGCTGGAGCGTCGGGTCGGCCCGGCCAGGGCCCTCGGGGTGTTCGCCGCCGGGCACGTGGTGGCCACCCTGCTCTCGCAGGGCGTGGTGCTCCTCGCGGTCGCGACCGGGCAGCTGGGCGCCGACGCGATGGACCTCCTGGACATAGGGGTCAGCTACGGCGTCCTGGCCAGCCTGGGGGCGCTGGCCGCGCTGCTGCCGCGGGTCGGCCGGCTGCTCGCGCTGGGCGGCGCGGTGCTCCTGGTCACCGAGCAGGTGGTCACCGACCGGGATCTGGTCACCGGGGTGGGGCATCCGACGGCTCTGCTGACCGGCCTCGCGCTCGGGTGGTGGCTGAGCCGCAGGCCGGGCCGTCGGGGCCGGGAGCGCGCGCCCCGCGCCGGGTGGCCCGGCCGCCGTGCGCCCGGGCGCGAGCCGCAGCCGGCCGAGGGCGCCCGTCGGCGGGCCGCGCTCGACCGGGTGTAG
- a CDS encoding sensor histidine kinase: MTFPQQRNGDGSAATSGSTSTRPPNLAARAARRVWADIRPLDPVRSIKGKLTLLVIVSVFLASGMVVVAIRSETQIRIIMIFSMIASLLFMQFLAHGLTAPLRDMTLAAREMAGGDYSRRVEVSSRDEIGELAATFNKMAADLEASDRHRRELVANVSHELRTPIAALRAVLENVVDGVVQPNPATLGAALEQTERLGRLVTHLLDLSKLDDGVVPLDARPFEVQPFLAGVLRGVTVDGATAGGAFSRRGDVRLVLEVDPAGLSGTADPERLHQVVANLVDNACKHSPAGGTVTVRARPSGIPGGLLLEVEDEGPGIPVQDRSRVFERFGRSGTATAQGPGSDGGTGLGLAIARWAVDLHGGEIAVAEAARGCRIEVRLPGPR, encoded by the coding sequence ATGACCTTTCCACAGCAGCGCAACGGGGACGGCAGCGCCGCCACGTCCGGGAGCACGAGCACCCGGCCGCCGAATCTTGCCGCCCGGGCGGCCCGCCGCGTCTGGGCCGACATCCGCCCGCTCGACCCGGTGCGCTCGATCAAGGGCAAGCTGACCCTGCTGGTGATCGTCTCGGTCTTCCTGGCCAGCGGCATGGTCGTGGTGGCCATCCGCTCGGAGACCCAGATCCGGATCATCATGATCTTCTCGATGATCGCCTCCCTGCTCTTCATGCAGTTCCTCGCGCACGGGCTGACGGCCCCGCTGCGCGACATGACCCTCGCCGCCCGCGAGATGGCCGGCGGCGACTACAGCCGCCGGGTCGAGGTGTCCTCACGGGACGAGATCGGCGAGCTGGCGGCGACCTTCAACAAGATGGCCGCCGACCTGGAGGCCTCCGACCGGCACCGCCGTGAGCTGGTCGCCAACGTCTCGCACGAGCTGCGCACGCCGATCGCCGCGCTGCGCGCCGTGCTGGAGAACGTGGTCGACGGCGTCGTGCAGCCCAATCCGGCCACCCTCGGCGCCGCGCTGGAGCAGACCGAGCGGCTCGGCCGCCTGGTCACCCACCTGCTGGACCTCTCCAAGCTGGACGACGGCGTCGTCCCGCTGGACGCCCGCCCGTTCGAGGTCCAGCCGTTCCTGGCCGGAGTGCTGCGCGGCGTGACGGTGGACGGCGCGACCGCCGGCGGGGCGTTCTCCCGGCGCGGGGACGTCCGCCTGGTGCTGGAGGTGGACCCGGCCGGGCTGAGCGGGACGGCCGACCCGGAGCGGCTGCACCAGGTGGTCGCCAACCTGGTGGACAACGCGTGCAAGCACTCCCCCGCCGGCGGGACCGTGACGGTCCGCGCGCGGCCCTCCGGCATCCCGGGCGGCCTGCTGCTCGAGGTGGAGGACGAGGGCCCGGGCATCCCGGTGCAGGACCGCAGCCGGGTGTTCGAGCGGTTCGGCCGCAGCGGCACGGCCACCGCGCAGGGTCCCGGCAGTGACGGCGGAACCGGCCTCGGGCTGGCGATCGCCCGCTGGGCGGTCGACCTTCACGGCGGTGAGATCGCGGTCGCCGAGGCCGCCCGGGGCTGCCGGATCGAGGTCCGGCTGCCCGGCCCCCGCTAG